The Eptesicus fuscus isolate TK198812 chromosome 20, DD_ASM_mEF_20220401, whole genome shotgun sequence genome contains the following window.
tccctatctcttcctctctgtaaaaaatcaataaaatatatttttttaaaaaaagaaaagaaaaatgacaacagcctggccggtgtggctcagtaattgagtgtcaacccatgtctctctgtcatcgatgtttctatctctctccttttcccttcctctctctaaaagcaataaaaatatattaaaaataaataaaaatgatgttactttgaaaaatcctacctaataaaagggtaacatgctaattgaccgtacctccgctatgcccacagccaatcagggcgctatgcaaattaaccaagatggcagctcccacacTCTGCCTCGCCCTCCATTGCTGAGCGGCTGAGGGAcccgggccggcgggaggcgctcAGATCGCTGCTGGCAGCGTGGGGCGGGCAGTGCCTGCCCCGCGCCGCCgcagcccagggccaagccctgaccctgaaagaaggcggaagacggtggccagagccaaggcctgggtcccctggtGCCAGCGGAAAACTGgcgcaggcagccaggtgaatgaatgtcttgcacaaatctttgtgcaaacgggcttctagtaaataaataaataacaatagccAAAACAATAGCAGTCCAGTGTGAATGCcatcttgaaccataaatatatgtcatataatagagttgcatcttgtTGATCATGTTGCATAACAAGGTTGCAATTGATTGGTTACgttttggtaccagaaatccttatatacaaataCAGTcacctggcttttttttttttttttaattttttttttttttaatggcacctgacttttaaaaaagtcactttggagcaaaaagggtaggtagttaccattatttatttttttttataaatcagtcaaagttatacctatttttttgtcagatcagcaaaaaatgtattttttggtgtgctgcagaattttagtaattagtttgtgtgccatgaaatgaaaacgGTTGAAAATTGCTAGTAGACAAATCAATGCATAATGGTACCATTCACCAGGCTGGACAACATGGGAGGATAAGCTTCTTGGAGAGACATGAAGagctctggtttttttttttgttgttgttttttttaatatattttattgattttttatagagaggaagggagagaggatagagagtcagaaacatcgatgagagagaaacatccatcagctgcctcctgcacactccccactgggtttgtgcctgcaaccaaggtacatgcccttgaccagaatcgaacctggggcccttcagtccgaaggctgacgctctatccactgagccaaaccggccagggcgatgAGCTCTGTTTTGAACACATTGTTCTAGTGTCTTTGGGACACTCCAGAAATCCAAAAGGCAGTGGGATAAATGTGTTTGGGTCTCAAGAGAGAGGTCTGGGCTAGAGATAAAATTTTAAGTCGCTGGGGTACAAGTGGTAGTTGAATGCAAGGGAATGGACAAGGATAATCTCAGGTGTTTGTGTagcataaaaaaaagaagaaaaaaagaggcccAAAGAACCAAAGTCTGGGGGCTGGTTAATTTTCATGAAGGACAGAGGAAGAAGAATCCACAAAGGAGATGGGGAAGGGCTAGCCGGAAAGGTAAGAGAAAACCAGGAAAATTAGTATTATGAGTCTCAAGGTGGGTGTGACTGTGAGTATGCAGGCTGCGGAAAATAAGTAAGATCATAATGGAGAAGTGTCCAGAGGTTGTAGAGGGGTTGGGGGCACTGGCAACTTTGGCGAGAATGCTGAACcagtggaggggtggaggtgagggttAAAATtaggcaatgctaaggatgtagCTGTGAAGGGGAAGTGAGAGTGGCAGCTGGAGGGGTTTCTAAAAGCTGGATGAGGGTGGTGGTTAAAGAAGTCCACTCCCAATCTCCCTGATGTAgaaggaaagtgggagagagTAGAGCCAAAAGGAGGGCTTGGGGGAAAGCTGTGGAAGGGGGTGATAAGGGCCTGTGTCCGGGAGGGAGACTGTTCACTGGGTCACAGGAGTCCCTATCAGGTTGGCACTTCCTCCCATCCCCAttcccttcctgcccctgcccaggccctcccTCGAGCTGGAAGAAGGACCCAGTCACACCCTGGGAGAAGCTCTGTGCCTCCGGAGGTTTTTCTGCCTGCCCTTCTGCCTGCCCGTAAGCTGGGGTttggccgggaggggagggcgtcTGCGGGAAGGATGAGAGCCAAGGACCTGGAGATAGCAGTTAAGGCTTTGGGGGACAAGGGCGGGAGAGGGGAGCGGAGAGGTTGGGAGGTGTGGGAGCCAAGTTTCTGGAAAGGATCCTGGAGGCTTCAGCGAGGGCTAGGGCCTGGGGCCAGTGAGGTACCCACTCAAACTCCCCTTGCCCACAGGTCCTCATGCCTCTCCTCCTCTTGCTGCTCCTGCTACCGAGCCTTTCACACTCTGATCCCTCCTGTGAGGTCTCCACAGTGGCCAGCCAGGTGGAAGTGAACTGTGATAATCGGGGTCTGAAGGCAATGCCTTCAGATTTGCCACCAGGCACCACCATCCTCCGCCTGGGTGAGAACCCCCTGCACACCTTCTCCATGGCGTCCCTAGAGCCTCTGACTAGCCTTACTCAGCTGCATCTGGGTGACAGCCAACTGACCGAACTGCAGGCTGATGTGAAACTACCACTGCTGGAGACCCTGGAGATACCCCGCAACAAGTTGGCAAGCCTGCCCTCGCTAGGACAGACTCTGCCAGCACTCACTACCCTGGACGCCTCCTTCAACAAGCTGACCTCGTTGTCTCCGGGTGCCCTGGATGGCCTGAGCCACCTCCACGAGCTCTCCCTGCGTGGCAACAAGCTGAAGACTCTGCCACCCCGGCTCCTGGCGTCCACAGTCCAGCTGAGGAAGCTCAATCTGGCCGACAACGagttgcaggagctgccccttgagCTCCTGGATGGGTTGGAGGAGCTTGACACCCTCTACCTCCAAGGAAACTGGCTGCGAACAATACCAGAGGGCTTCTTTGGAAACCGCCTTCTGCCTTTTGCTTTTCTCCACAGCAACCCCTGGTTCTGCGACTGCGACATCCTTTATTTCAGTCGCTGGCTGCGACACAACGCTGACAATGTCTACTTATGGAAGGAGGGTGTGGATAACAAAGCCATGACCCCCAATGTGAAGAGCGTGCAATGTGTCAATCCGCCCTCAGTACCCGTCTCTGCGTACTTCGGGAAGGACTGCGCGCCTCTCAAAGTTGGGGATGGCTCAGAGGACTATGATGAATATGACGAGGACCGTACGAGTGAGAAGGTGCCTACCAGAAGGGCTGTGGTCACCAGCACCAAAGCCCATACGACTCACTGGGGCCTACTCTACTCAGAATCTACTGCTTCTCCAGCCAGCCAAGTGCCCTACTTGCCTCCAACCCCCGAGTCCACTAAGAAACAGACCACATTTCCAACCACGTTAGAATCCATTACATTCTCCCACACTCCCAAATCCACGACTGAAACCACCACAGCCCCGACCACCCCAGAGCCCACCACAGCCCCGACCACCCCAGAGCCCACCACAGCCCCGACCACCCCAGAGCCCACCACAGCCCCAACCACCCCAGAGCCCACCATAGCCCCGACCACCCCAGAGCCCACCACAGCCCCAACCACCCCAGAGCCCACCATAGCCCCGACCACCCCAGAACCCACAACCCTGACCACCCCAGAGCCCACCACAGCCCCGACCACCCCCAAGCCCACCACAGCCCCGACCACCccagaacccacaacccagaccaCCCCAGAACCCACAACCCTGACCACCCCAGAACCCACAACCCTGACCACCCCAAAACCCATCACAACCCCGAGCACCCCAGAAACCACCATAGCCCTGACCACCCCAGAACCCACAACCCTGACCACCCCAGAGTCCACCACAATCCTGACCACCCCAGAACCCACCACAACCCGGGCCACCCCAGAACCCACAACCCTGACCACCCCAAAACCCATCACAACCCCAACCACCTCAGAACCCACCACACTCCATACCACCTCAGAACTGACCACATTAACCACCACAgaacccacctccctccctcccttagaATCCACAACAAACATCTCTGACTTTGTTGACCTCGCCAAGGTCCGAGGATTGGCT
Protein-coding sequences here:
- the GP1BA gene encoding platelet glycoprotein Ib alpha chain; protein product: MPLLLLLLLLPSLSHSDPSCEVSTVASQVEVNCDNRGLKAMPSDLPPGTTILRLGENPLHTFSMASLEPLTSLTQLHLGDSQLTELQADVKLPLLETLEIPRNKLASLPSLGQTLPALTTLDASFNKLTSLSPGALDGLSHLHELSLRGNKLKTLPPRLLASTVQLRKLNLADNELQELPLELLDGLEELDTLYLQGNWLRTIPEGFFGNRLLPFAFLHSNPWFCDCDILYFSRWLRHNADNVYLWKEGVDNKAMTPNVKSVQCVNPPSVPVSAYFGKDCAPLKVGDGSEDYDEYDEDRTSEKVPTRRAVVTSTKAHTTHWGLLYSESTASPASQVPYLPPTPESTKKQTTFPTTLESITFSHTPKSTTETTTAPTTPEPTTAPTTPEPTTAPTTPEPTTAPTTPEPTIAPTTPEPTTAPTTPEPTIAPTTPEPTTLTTPEPTTAPTTPKPTTAPTTPEPTTQTTPEPTTLTTPEPTTLTTPKPITTPSTPETTIALTTPEPTTLTTPESTTILTTPEPTTTRATPEPTTLTTPKPITTPTTSEPTTLHTTSELTTLTTTEPTSLPPLESTTNISDFVDLAKVRGLAQGNVGSSRNDPFLKPDFCCLLSLGFYILGLLWLLFASVVLILLLIWLRHMKAQALDFGQPVALNIAKHTSHLELQRGRQVAVPRAWLLFLQGSLPTFRSSLFLWIRPNGRVGPLVAGRRPSALSLGRGQDLLGTVGIRYSGHSL